In a genomic window of Cerasicoccus sp. TK19100:
- the pheA gene encoding prephenate dehydratase, whose protein sequence is MDLNPVRDKIDAIDREIIAKLNERFRLAHEVARVKAEAGLPIYHPGREEALMRKLTEINDGPLNEAGIRAIYREIISAMISLEEPLTIAYLGPEATYTEQAARKNFGAQPRYVPMATIPDVFAAVEKGEAHHGVIPIENSTGGVVIHSIDMLAETNLTIINQIYLSIEHCLISNSSLEAIKEVHSKDQALTQCRDWLARHLPHARQVDADSTAQAVKLAGEQSGVAAIASELAAVKYGVPVIKRNIQDVSNNVTRFLVLGREPVGDSTGHDRTSLILSINDEPGALEKAIRPFSSRGLNMTKIESRPSRRKAWDYLFYIDIDGHWRDESVQAAVTELKASCPLVKWLGSYPVKD, encoded by the coding sequence TTTGAATCCCGTCCGTGATAAAATTGATGCCATCGACCGCGAAATCATCGCCAAGCTGAACGAGCGCTTCCGCCTGGCGCATGAGGTGGCGCGCGTCAAGGCCGAGGCGGGGTTGCCCATTTACCATCCCGGGCGCGAAGAGGCGCTCATGCGTAAGTTGACGGAGATCAACGATGGTCCGCTCAACGAGGCCGGGATCCGCGCCATTTACCGTGAAATTATTTCCGCAATGATCAGTCTCGAAGAACCGTTGACCATTGCCTATCTCGGGCCGGAGGCGACCTACACCGAACAGGCTGCGCGTAAAAACTTCGGGGCCCAGCCACGCTATGTGCCCATGGCGACTATCCCTGATGTGTTTGCCGCCGTCGAAAAGGGCGAGGCGCACCATGGTGTGATCCCGATTGAGAACTCCACTGGTGGTGTCGTTATCCACTCGATCGACATGCTCGCAGAGACGAACCTGACGATCATCAACCAGATTTATCTGTCCATCGAGCACTGCCTGATCTCCAATTCCTCGCTGGAAGCGATCAAGGAAGTGCACTCTAAAGACCAAGCCCTGACGCAGTGTCGTGATTGGCTGGCGCGTCATTTGCCGCATGCCCGCCAGGTCGACGCCGACAGCACGGCCCAGGCGGTGAAACTGGCCGGTGAACAGTCTGGTGTCGCCGCGATTGCCAGCGAGCTCGCGGCGGTCAAATACGGCGTGCCCGTCATTAAACGCAACATCCAAGACGTCAGTAACAACGTGACGCGTTTCCTCGTGCTTGGCCGCGAACCGGTCGGCGACAGCACGGGCCATGACCGCACCAGCCTGATCCTTTCAATCAACGATGAGCCCGGCGCGCTGGAAAAAGCGATTCGCCCATTCAGCTCACGTGGGCTGAATATGACCAAGATCGAGTCGCGCCCCAGTCGTCGCAAAGCTTGGGACTACCTGTTCTACATCGACATCGACGGCCACTGGCGCGACGAATCCGTTCAAGCCGCCGTTACGGAACTCAAGGCCAGCTGCCCACTGGTCAAGTGGCTCGGCAGCTATCCGGTGAAGGACTAA
- a CDS encoding MBL fold metallo-hydrolase, with protein sequence MRPNITASSTALFSTWVFIENFGVLLDAGDGVSASLGQKSRKVRHVFVTHADRDHICGLLQLNQLNARDGIPAIYFPKDCGSFPALKEFFSKFDPQSGVATWTGLQAGESIKLKGELFVEARTSLHVVSGDLCKALDYTICSSRRTLKADYRDLPGKEIAALREANGEEAITEMRTEKLIGYSGDAPELEPKHWEGVRILIHEATFLETETARNSHSNLPQVLRAASQLQLEALILIHFSARYSKEEIDAAILAQAASLSPSFPIYAVYPGEVKTDILASVPLWEPSAPPTT encoded by the coding sequence ATGCGTCCAAATATTACAGCCTCTTCAACCGCGCTCTTTTCGACGTGGGTTTTTATTGAGAATTTCGGTGTCTTGTTGGATGCTGGAGACGGAGTTAGCGCATCCTTGGGTCAGAAGAGCCGAAAAGTCCGGCATGTGTTCGTGACGCATGCGGACCGTGATCACATCTGTGGTTTGTTGCAGCTCAATCAGCTAAATGCGCGTGACGGCATACCAGCAATTTACTTCCCGAAGGACTGCGGTTCTTTTCCCGCTCTGAAAGAGTTTTTTTCGAAGTTCGATCCGCAATCGGGAGTCGCTACATGGACTGGACTCCAAGCTGGTGAGAGCATAAAATTGAAAGGAGAGCTTTTCGTCGAAGCGAGAACATCATTGCATGTAGTATCTGGTGATTTATGCAAAGCGTTAGATTATACGATCTGCTCATCACGTCGAACATTGAAGGCTGACTATCGAGATCTTCCCGGAAAGGAAATAGCGGCTTTGCGTGAAGCTAATGGTGAAGAAGCAATAACAGAGATGCGAACGGAGAAGCTCATCGGATATTCTGGTGATGCGCCGGAACTGGAGCCGAAACACTGGGAAGGCGTTCGGATATTAATACACGAGGCGACGTTCTTAGAGACTGAAACCGCACGTAATTCCCATTCCAATCTGCCTCAAGTGCTTCGCGCGGCCTCGCAACTTCAGTTGGAGGCGCTAATACTGATTCATTTTTCAGCGCGTTACTCTAAAGAAGAAATTGATGCAGCGATTCTGGCTCAGGCAGCAAGCTTATCGCCGAGTTTTCCTATCTATGCGGTGTACCCTGGAGAGGTGAAAACCGACATCTTGGCTTCGGTTCCCCTCTGGGAACCAAGCGCACCGCCGACTACTTGA
- a CDS encoding AI-2E family transporter, producing MADNAPLKRLLSPTQRNIVGAGLTVLAGVIVLGAIYGLFLLLRSFVNTFSDVLLPVALAAILATLLRPIVTFFETKLKLSRVKSIGLLFALVLLALAALASYAAPLIFKQSIELIDSAPKLAGNVVNFASEKAPWLKDWIAEKTGGEPIDVLIKNFVSEHSSSIKTAVEQTLKTLGTAGGILMSLFAKIAAYAVVPVYLFYLLDNQRDKWRDIDSQLSFIDKKWRDDIMFLIKQFVDILVSFFRGQILIGLILSVMFAVGFGLSGLKFAILLGIMVGLGNIVPYLGTILGVTVVLPLAFFQTGGGWPTVGFCLLTFAVVQVIQDYVLTPKIMGDKTGMGPMLIIFSIFFWGTALGGILGMIMAIPLTAFFLVFWRLAREKYLPKLMNSLKADEEAAEA from the coding sequence ATGGCTGACAACGCTCCACTTAAGCGACTGCTCTCTCCCACTCAACGCAACATCGTCGGCGCGGGGCTCACCGTGCTGGCGGGCGTGATTGTGCTCGGCGCGATCTACGGGCTATTTCTGCTGCTGCGCAGCTTTGTCAACACCTTCAGCGATGTGCTGCTGCCCGTGGCGTTGGCGGCGATCCTGGCCACCCTGCTCCGGCCCATCGTGACGTTTTTCGAAACCAAGCTCAAGCTCAGCCGCGTGAAGAGCATTGGCCTGCTTTTTGCCCTCGTGCTCCTCGCCCTGGCGGCCCTCGCCTCCTATGCCGCGCCGCTGATCTTCAAGCAAAGCATTGAGCTGATCGACAGCGCCCCCAAGCTCGCGGGCAACGTCGTCAACTTCGCTTCCGAAAAGGCACCCTGGCTCAAGGACTGGATTGCGGAAAAAACCGGCGGCGAGCCCATTGATGTGCTGATCAAGAACTTCGTATCCGAGCACAGCTCCAGCATCAAAACCGCCGTCGAGCAAACGCTGAAAACCCTCGGCACCGCTGGTGGAATTCTGATGTCTTTGTTCGCCAAAATCGCGGCCTACGCCGTCGTGCCCGTCTACCTATTTTACCTCCTCGACAACCAGCGCGACAAGTGGCGCGACATCGACTCGCAGCTCTCGTTCATCGATAAGAAATGGCGCGACGACATCATGTTTCTGATCAAGCAGTTCGTGGACATCCTGGTGTCGTTTTTCCGCGGACAAATCCTGATCGGGCTGATCTTGTCCGTGATGTTCGCCGTTGGCTTTGGCCTGAGCGGGTTGAAGTTTGCGATCCTGCTCGGCATCATGGTTGGCCTTGGCAACATCGTCCCCTACCTCGGCACCATCCTTGGTGTGACGGTGGTGCTGCCGCTGGCGTTCTTTCAAACTGGCGGCGGCTGGCCGACCGTCGGCTTCTGCCTGCTGACTTTCGCCGTGGTGCAAGTCATCCAAGACTACGTGCTGACGCCGAAAATCATGGGCGACAAAACCGGCATGGGCCCGATGCTGATCATCTTCTCGATCTTCTTCTGGGGCACCGCGCTCGGCGGCATCCTCGGCATGATCATGGCCATCCCGCTCACGGCGTTCTTCCTCGTCTTCTGGCGCCTCGCCCGAGAGAAGTATCTGCCGAAGCTGATGAATTCGCTCAAGGCGGATGAGGAAGCGGCAGAGGCGTAG
- a CDS encoding glutaredoxin family protein produces MKPIIYIKPGCPWCNEALAYFQQHGVDLDVRDVTRSRSNMQRMIEISGQSLTPTFEYGDFVVADFSVDEFLDELAEEPQVRRDLGLSDHLEDD; encoded by the coding sequence ATGAAACCCATCATATACATCAAACCAGGCTGCCCCTGGTGCAATGAGGCACTCGCTTACTTTCAACAACACGGTGTCGACTTGGATGTGCGCGATGTAACCCGCAGCCGCAGCAATATGCAGCGGATGATCGAAATCAGCGGCCAATCGCTCACGCCGACCTTCGAATACGGCGACTTCGTGGTGGCGGATTTCAGCGTGGATGAATTCCTCGATGAGCTGGCGGAAGAGCCACAAGTGCGCCGCGACCTCGGCCTCAGCGACCACTTGGAAGACGATTGA
- the uvrA gene encoding excinuclease ABC subunit UvrA: MDIHIKGAREHNLRNLEVRIPRDKLVVITGVSGSGKSSLAFDTLYAEGYRKYVESLSTRARQLLEQVKRPEVDFIHGLSPVVAIEQRAAAGANPRSTVATVTEIADYARLLWSVCGEQFDPIDGGKIERRSLDDCIRRVYQEPDNSRLMLLAPLMTARASVIREEIPHLRQKGFQRVRIAGTVYELNDAEKFPSQPGELELEVIVDRIVLREDQRSRIADSLELTFHEGKDRALVLAQENRDAPWKEIRLSRALAGSKSGVVYDPLTPRHFSWNHPEGACETCGGVGQTRQFNEQLLVPDPSKSVKKGAIKPLRLGSKAMIIKHNAILKQLAEQMPFDPNIAWEELPHETRDEILGGTGDRLFSFKLKKGNASPEALPWNGVMDLLDDIRRETSSDGLRARLLAYQVASECPSCHGQRLNARARNVLVSGKRFTDFLSQSIKDAHDFVSQSLLGNERLTAAREALIGLEQRLGFLEEVGLNYMTLDRSYATLSGGEAQRVRLATQLGMGLVGVCYVLDEPSIGLHPYDNEKLIQTMLDMRNRGNAVVVVEHDEATMREADWLIELGPGAGAHGGEIIFEGTPKDCESHPKSRTGPYLSGQRKLMKDVKDRNADYGRLTVLNAREHNLQGLNVGFPLKLLTVVCGVSGSGKSTLVNDILAKAASWKLNGAKQIPGAHDGIDGLDNFKSVIRVDQSPIGRSPRSNPATYTKIFDHLRDLYSKAPLSKVRGYKASRFSFNVRGGRCERCQGDGQIKLDMQFLGDVFVECPSCHGQRYNRETLEVRFKGVNIAEALEMTVDEAMALFKNIPKIHERLQTLSAVGLGYVKLGQSANTLSGGEAQRIKLSLELAKRQQGETLYLLDEPTTGLHWEDVQKLLDLLFQLREAGNTIILIEHHSDVIRLADWVVELGPGGGVNGGKLVYEGKPAGLINCEESLTGRFL; this comes from the coding sequence ATGGACATCCACATCAAAGGCGCGCGCGAACACAATCTCCGCAATTTGGAGGTGCGAATTCCGCGCGACAAGCTGGTGGTGATCACCGGCGTGAGCGGCTCGGGCAAGTCTTCGCTGGCCTTCGATACGCTCTACGCCGAGGGCTACCGCAAGTATGTGGAAAGCCTCTCCACGCGCGCCCGCCAACTGCTGGAGCAGGTGAAGCGGCCGGAGGTGGACTTCATTCATGGCCTGTCGCCCGTGGTGGCCATCGAACAACGCGCAGCCGCCGGTGCGAACCCCCGCAGCACGGTCGCGACCGTCACCGAAATTGCCGACTATGCGCGCCTGTTGTGGTCCGTTTGCGGCGAACAATTTGACCCCATCGACGGCGGCAAAATCGAACGCCGTTCACTCGATGACTGCATCCGCCGTGTCTATCAGGAGCCGGATAATTCGCGCCTCATGCTGCTCGCGCCGCTGATGACGGCCCGCGCGTCAGTGATCCGCGAAGAGATTCCCCATTTGCGGCAAAAGGGCTTCCAGCGCGTGCGCATTGCGGGCACCGTTTACGAGCTCAACGACGCGGAGAAGTTTCCCAGCCAGCCCGGCGAGCTGGAGCTGGAGGTCATCGTCGACCGCATCGTCCTTCGCGAAGACCAGCGTTCGCGCATCGCTGACTCGCTAGAGCTGACGTTCCACGAGGGCAAGGACCGCGCGCTAGTGTTGGCGCAGGAGAACCGCGATGCGCCGTGGAAAGAGATTCGCTTGAGTCGTGCACTGGCGGGCTCGAAGTCGGGCGTGGTTTACGATCCCCTGACGCCGCGTCACTTCTCGTGGAACCATCCCGAGGGCGCTTGCGAAACTTGCGGTGGGGTGGGGCAGACGCGCCAGTTTAATGAGCAACTCCTCGTGCCGGACCCCTCGAAGTCCGTGAAGAAAGGCGCGATCAAGCCGCTGCGCCTTGGCTCGAAGGCGATGATCATTAAGCACAACGCGATCCTCAAGCAGCTGGCCGAGCAAATGCCCTTCGACCCGAATATCGCATGGGAAGAACTGCCGCACGAAACGCGCGACGAAATTCTCGGCGGGACCGGCGACCGGTTGTTTAGCTTTAAGCTGAAAAAGGGCAACGCCTCGCCCGAAGCTTTGCCGTGGAATGGCGTCATGGACCTGCTGGACGACATTCGCCGCGAGACTTCCAGCGACGGCCTGCGTGCGCGTTTGCTCGCGTATCAAGTAGCGTCCGAGTGCCCGAGCTGCCATGGCCAGCGGCTCAATGCCCGTGCGCGCAATGTGCTCGTGAGTGGCAAACGCTTCACGGACTTTCTATCGCAAAGCATCAAGGACGCGCATGACTTTGTATCGCAAAGCTTGCTCGGCAATGAACGTTTGACTGCCGCGCGTGAAGCCTTGATCGGCTTGGAGCAGCGGCTGGGCTTTCTCGAAGAAGTCGGGCTTAACTACATGACGCTGGACCGATCCTACGCGACCTTGTCCGGCGGTGAGGCGCAACGCGTGCGCTTGGCGACGCAGCTCGGCATGGGCCTGGTGGGCGTTTGCTACGTGCTGGATGAGCCAAGCATCGGCCTGCATCCCTACGACAACGAAAAGCTGATCCAGACCATGCTCGACATGCGCAACCGCGGCAATGCAGTCGTCGTCGTCGAGCACGATGAGGCGACGATGCGCGAAGCGGATTGGTTGATCGAGCTCGGGCCCGGCGCCGGCGCGCATGGCGGCGAGATCATTTTTGAAGGCACGCCGAAGGATTGCGAGTCGCACCCGAAGTCGCGCACCGGCCCGTATTTGTCAGGTCAGCGCAAGCTGATGAAGGACGTCAAAGACCGCAATGCGGACTACGGGCGCCTGACTGTGCTCAATGCGCGGGAGCATAATTTACAGGGGCTCAATGTCGGCTTTCCGCTGAAGCTGTTGACCGTGGTTTGCGGCGTGTCGGGCTCGGGCAAGAGCACGCTGGTGAATGACATTCTCGCCAAGGCGGCATCGTGGAAATTGAACGGCGCGAAGCAAATTCCCGGTGCGCATGACGGCATCGACGGGCTGGATAATTTCAAGAGCGTGATTCGCGTGGACCAGTCGCCAATTGGCCGCAGCCCGCGTTCGAATCCCGCGACCTACACCAAGATCTTTGACCATCTGCGCGACTTGTATTCCAAAGCGCCGCTCTCGAAAGTGCGTGGCTACAAGGCGAGTCGGTTCAGCTTTAATGTGCGCGGCGGGCGCTGCGAGCGTTGTCAGGGCGATGGCCAGATCAAGCTGGATATGCAGTTCCTCGGCGACGTGTTTGTGGAATGCCCGAGCTGCCACGGCCAGCGCTACAACCGCGAGACGCTGGAAGTGCGCTTCAAAGGCGTGAACATTGCCGAGGCGCTGGAAATGACCGTCGATGAGGCGATGGCGCTCTTTAAAAACATCCCGAAGATTCATGAGCGCTTGCAAACGCTGTCCGCCGTGGGTTTGGGCTACGTGAAGCTCGGGCAGTCGGCGAACACGCTGTCTGGCGGCGAGGCGCAGCGCATCAAGCTGTCGCTCGAGCTGGCCAAGCGTCAGCAAGGCGAGACGCTTTACCTGCTCGACGAGCCAACCACGGGCCTGCATTGGGAAGACGTGCAAAAGCTGCTCGATCTGCTGTTCCAACTGCGCGAGGCGGGCAACACGATCATCCTGATCGAGCACCACAGCGACGTGATTCGCCTGGCGGACTGGGTGGTCGAGCTTGGGCCGGGTGGCGGCGTCAACGGCGGCAAGCTGGTCTACGAGGGCAAGCCAGCGGGGCTAATAAATTGCGAGGAATCGTTGACGGGCAGATTTCTCTAG